A single region of the Halobacterium wangiae genome encodes:
- a CDS encoding DUF354 domain-containing protein yields the protein MHALVDVTHPAHVHLFRNAITALQERGHEVSVASREKDVTTDLLDAYGIDHTPLTGKQTGRFALPREWVSRELRLFRFLRAESPDVVLSHLNPAAAHVSRALGVPNVVFHDTEVAGLVERFTAPFAEVVCTPAEFDRDVAGNQLRYQGFHELAYLHPARFEADPAPLVKAGIDPDEPFSVVRLVAMDAHHDVGSDGFSRERVRDLVEGLSEHGDVYVTGESDLPSELAAYEAPVSPAAMLDLLAFADLYVGDSGTMASEAGLLATPAVRYNVLDREMSVFEELAEYGLVTSTMDAEEAVERAVTLAADPDAGARWRRRRRELLAEKIDVTALAVELAEEVGGA from the coding sequence ATGCACGCGCTCGTCGACGTCACCCACCCGGCGCACGTCCACCTCTTCCGGAACGCCATCACGGCCCTCCAGGAGCGCGGCCACGAGGTCAGCGTCGCCTCTCGCGAGAAGGACGTGACGACGGACCTGCTCGACGCCTACGGCATCGACCACACCCCGCTGACCGGCAAGCAGACCGGACGGTTCGCGCTCCCACGAGAGTGGGTGAGCCGCGAACTGCGGCTGTTCCGGTTCCTGCGGGCCGAATCGCCGGACGTCGTGCTCAGCCACCTGAACCCGGCTGCAGCGCACGTCTCACGCGCGCTCGGCGTCCCGAACGTCGTCTTCCATGACACGGAGGTCGCCGGTCTCGTCGAGCGGTTCACGGCACCGTTCGCGGAAGTCGTCTGCACGCCCGCGGAGTTCGACCGCGACGTGGCGGGCAACCAGCTCCGCTACCAGGGGTTCCACGAACTCGCGTACCTCCACCCCGCGCGCTTCGAGGCGGACCCCGCGCCGCTCGTCAAGGCGGGCATCGACCCCGACGAGCCGTTCTCGGTCGTCCGCCTCGTCGCCATGGACGCCCACCACGACGTGGGTTCGGACGGCTTCTCGCGGGAGCGCGTTCGCGACCTGGTCGAGGGGCTGTCCGAACACGGCGACGTCTACGTCACCGGGGAGAGCGACCTCCCCAGCGAACTGGCGGCCTATGAGGCGCCGGTGTCGCCCGCGGCGATGCTCGACCTGCTCGCGTTCGCCGACCTCTACGTCGGCGACTCCGGGACGATGGCGTCGGAGGCGGGACTGCTCGCGACGCCCGCCGTGCGGTACAACGTCCTCGACCGCGAGATGAGCGTCTTCGAGGAACTCGCAGAGTACGGCCTCGTCACGTCCACGATGGACGCCGAGGAGGCCGTCGAGCGGGCGGTAACGCTGGCCGCGGACCCGGACGCTGGCGCCCGGTGGCGACGCCGGCGGCGCGAGTTGCTCGCGGAGAAGATCGACGTCACCGCGCTCGCCGTCGAACTCGCCGAGGAGGTGGGCGGAGCGTGA
- a CDS encoding polysaccharide deacetylase family protein translates to MGNRENYAEDPEQVGLDGEGERPIPDGHEFALLLTHDVDRPYKTYQYVYYALTDPENRWTHLSGLLSTENPYWQFDRLTSIEADLGVRSAFYVLDEQRLRDRPVREWVSKTGWQLYGGRYSLDDPAIQEVVQALDDGGWEVGLHGSFESFDDPGRLAAEKAAVEDVLGDEVAGGRQHYLNLDAPETWRIQRDLGLRYDSSLGSSDDYGFQHGYGLQRPFDDEFVVFPLTIMEQAVPDPGDDFDAAWTACEQTLQEARENDAVMTVLWHPRHFSERDFPGYGRLYRRLVERALDLGAWVGSPGAFYDEAALDERPVETGAD, encoded by the coding sequence ATGGGGAACCGCGAGAACTACGCTGAGGACCCCGAGCAGGTCGGTCTCGACGGGGAGGGCGAGCGCCCAATCCCGGACGGCCACGAGTTCGCGCTGTTGCTCACCCACGATGTCGACCGGCCGTACAAGACCTACCAGTACGTCTACTACGCGCTCACGGACCCCGAGAACCGCTGGACCCACCTCTCCGGGCTGCTGTCCACGGAGAACCCCTACTGGCAGTTCGACCGCCTGACCAGCATCGAGGCGGACCTCGGCGTCCGCTCGGCGTTCTACGTGCTCGACGAGCAGCGCCTCCGCGACCGGCCCGTGCGCGAGTGGGTGTCCAAGACCGGGTGGCAGCTGTACGGCGGCCGGTACTCTCTGGACGACCCCGCCATCCAGGAGGTCGTCCAGGCGCTCGACGACGGCGGCTGGGAGGTCGGACTCCACGGCTCCTTCGAGTCCTTCGACGACCCCGGCCGTCTGGCCGCCGAGAAGGCCGCCGTCGAGGACGTCCTGGGCGACGAGGTGGCCGGCGGCCGGCAGCACTACCTCAACCTGGACGCGCCCGAGACCTGGCGCATCCAGCGCGACCTCGGCCTGCGCTACGACAGCAGTCTCGGTTCCAGCGACGACTACGGCTTCCAGCACGGCTACGGCCTCCAGCGGCCGTTCGACGACGAGTTCGTGGTGTTCCCGCTGACGATCATGGAGCAGGCCGTCCCCGACCCCGGCGACGACTTCGACGCGGCGTGGACGGCCTGCGAGCAGACCCTCCAGGAAGCACGAGAGAACGACGCCGTGATGACGGTCCTCTGGCACCCGCGACACTTCAGCGAACGTGACTTCCCCGGCTACGGGCGACTCTACCGGCGCCTCGTCGAGCGCGCGCTCGACCTCGGCGCGTGGGTGGGGTCACCGGGTGCGTTCTACGACGAGGCGGCCCTCGACGAGCGACCCGTCGAGACCGGCGCCGACTGA
- a CDS encoding GNAT family N-acetyltransferase, which yields MEIEQLSLEEWGDALPSSGFEVFHTPAALGVLDEHTAGELRLYGGFKGDQPVGLFPVVVRDRAVGRAILSPPPGFAIPRLGPIVMPTSPKRRKQEQVNGRFADQVLEELDVDARLTLFRTVCPTAYPDPRPYVWSNLSLDTSFTYHLDVGENTDEMLKSFSKSLRREVRDAKDLDVEVDVAGEDGVRTVFERTRDRYEEQDRTFALDWPYVSDLTRELVEEDRCRTYVVRTPGGRFLSGIVVLYSNDAAYYWLGGARTDYEGTSVNSLLHWRIIQDIADGEPRESVSTYDLMGANTERLCRYKSKFGASLAPYYTLESGGAGMTAAKTAYRLVSR from the coding sequence ATGGAGATCGAGCAGCTCTCACTGGAGGAGTGGGGAGACGCGCTCCCATCGTCCGGTTTCGAGGTATTCCACACGCCCGCGGCGCTCGGCGTGCTCGACGAGCACACCGCCGGCGAGCTCAGACTGTACGGCGGCTTCAAGGGCGACCAGCCGGTCGGGCTGTTCCCCGTCGTGGTCAGAGACCGCGCCGTTGGGCGTGCCATCCTCTCGCCGCCGCCGGGGTTCGCCATCCCGCGGCTCGGTCCGATCGTGATGCCGACAAGTCCGAAGCGGCGCAAACAGGAGCAGGTCAACGGTCGGTTCGCCGACCAGGTCCTCGAGGAACTGGACGTCGACGCCAGGCTGACCCTGTTCCGGACCGTCTGCCCCACTGCCTACCCCGACCCCCGGCCGTACGTCTGGTCGAACCTCTCACTCGACACCTCCTTCACGTACCACCTCGACGTCGGAGAGAACACCGACGAGATGCTGAAGTCGTTCAGCAAGAGCCTGCGCCGAGAGGTCCGTGACGCGAAGGACCTCGACGTCGAGGTCGACGTCGCCGGCGAGGACGGCGTCCGCACGGTGTTCGAGCGGACGCGCGACCGCTACGAGGAACAGGACCGGACGTTCGCGCTCGACTGGCCGTACGTCTCCGACCTCACGCGGGAACTCGTCGAGGAGGACCGCTGCCGGACCTACGTCGTCCGCACGCCCGGCGGTCGCTTCCTCTCTGGCATCGTCGTCCTCTACAGCAACGACGCGGCGTACTACTGGCTCGGCGGTGCGCGGACCGACTACGAGGGAACCAGCGTCAACAGCCTCCTCCACTGGCGCATCATCCAGGACATCGCGGACGGCGAACCCCGCGAGTCCGTCTCGACGTACGACCTGATGGGAGCGAACACCGAGCGCCTCTGCCGGTACAAGAGCAAGTTCGGCGCGTCGCTGGCGCCGTACTACACACTCGAGTCCGGCGGCGCGGGGATGACCGCCGCGAAGACGGCGTACCGACTGGTGAGTCGATAG
- a CDS encoding glycosyltransferase family 4 protein: MRVLNLVTNDRARFFRQQVSVLNSRGIDYTTLTVPGQRQYDDGNTSSRPASAYARFVPTVLRHSFGDYDLVHANYGLTAPHAVLQPNLPVVVSLWGSDLMGEYGWLSKFCGQFADAVVVMSEAMAEELDRDCWVIPHGVDLDRFQPRPPEEARAELGWRDDAYHVLFPYYTERDVKNFPRSERVVEAARERVDEDVELQTVTGVAHEDMPTYMNAADSLLLTSRSEGSPNAVKEALACNLPVVSTPVGDVAERIDGVTQSRVCATDEGLVDALVTALETEGRSNGREAAREVSVARTSERLEALYREVTGAN, encoded by the coding sequence ATGCGCGTGCTCAACCTCGTCACGAACGATCGGGCGCGATTCTTCAGACAGCAGGTGTCGGTGCTGAATAGCCGCGGCATCGACTACACGACGCTGACGGTGCCGGGTCAACGCCAGTACGACGACGGCAACACGTCGTCGCGTCCGGCGTCGGCGTACGCGCGCTTCGTCCCGACCGTGCTCCGCCACTCGTTTGGCGACTACGACCTCGTCCACGCGAACTACGGGCTGACCGCTCCCCACGCGGTGCTCCAGCCCAACCTCCCGGTCGTCGTCTCCCTGTGGGGGTCGGACCTGATGGGGGAGTACGGCTGGCTGAGCAAGTTCTGCGGGCAGTTCGCCGACGCGGTCGTCGTGATGTCCGAGGCGATGGCCGAGGAACTCGACCGGGACTGCTGGGTCATCCCCCACGGCGTCGACCTCGACCGGTTCCAGCCCCGCCCCCCGGAGGAGGCGCGTGCGGAACTCGGCTGGCGAGACGACGCGTACCACGTACTGTTCCCGTACTACACGGAACGCGACGTGAAGAACTTCCCGCGGTCCGAACGCGTCGTCGAGGCGGCGCGCGAACGCGTCGACGAGGACGTGGAGCTACAGACCGTCACGGGCGTCGCCCACGAGGATATGCCGACGTACATGAACGCCGCGGACTCGCTGCTGTTGACGTCCCGTAGCGAGGGGTCGCCCAACGCCGTCAAGGAGGCGCTGGCGTGCAACCTCCCGGTGGTGTCGACGCCGGTCGGCGACGTCGCCGAACGCATCGACGGCGTCACGCAGTCCCGGGTCTGTGCGACCGACGAGGGACTCGTCGACGCGCTCGTCACGGCCCTGGAGACGGAGGGCCGATCGAACGGTCGCGAGGCCGCCCGCGAGGTCAGCGTCGCGCGCACCAGCGAGCGCCTGGAGGCACTGTACAGAGAAGTCACCGGCGCGAACTGA
- a CDS encoding flippase translates to MTLAERLSRGAKATFGGNLVGMLSNAALIVLLTRVFLTPEEFGELNFVLSAVGVLAIFATLGLPKSAARYVTEFTETAPKQVPHVVRRSVVYLAALVAVVSGGTLVLGRPVANLIGVPSLVPYLLVAALYVAVSAFSSFFGSLFQGFNRVTWTAATRIITRVGQLVFVVAFIMLGYGVVGALFGYIAGLAVSTVFGGYVVYTRFYSTYERADEPAERLSRRLLEYSIPLTATRGANVLDKKVDTILVGVLLNMTAVGYYTLAKQVSNFVAMPAASFGFTLSPALGEQKNKQNVERASRLYEQSLEYVLLAYVPAVVGLALVADPMVRYIFGTDYLGAVPVVQVFGGFILVNAVNKITSDGLDYLGRARSRAIVKTVMSVSNFGLNLLLIPIIGVVGAAIATVLTYTVYTLSNVYFIHQELTIRIPRVARRLGIICLVTAGMALAVLVVLPYVSGILSLLAAVLLGAATWASLSIAGGVLDVQKVTNFLA, encoded by the coding sequence ATGACACTGGCCGAACGGCTCTCCCGGGGAGCGAAGGCGACCTTCGGCGGCAACCTCGTCGGGATGCTGTCGAACGCCGCGCTCATCGTCCTGCTGACGCGGGTGTTCCTCACGCCAGAGGAGTTCGGTGAACTGAACTTCGTACTCTCGGCGGTGGGCGTGCTCGCCATCTTCGCCACGCTCGGCCTCCCGAAGTCGGCTGCCCGCTACGTGACCGAGTTCACGGAGACGGCCCCCAAACAGGTCCCCCACGTCGTGCGGCGCTCCGTCGTCTACCTCGCGGCGCTCGTCGCGGTAGTCAGCGGCGGTACGCTCGTCCTCGGGCGCCCCGTTGCGAACCTGATCGGCGTTCCGTCGCTCGTGCCCTACCTGCTCGTCGCCGCACTGTACGTGGCCGTGAGCGCGTTCTCCAGTTTCTTCGGCTCGCTGTTCCAGGGGTTCAACCGCGTCACCTGGACCGCGGCGACGCGGATCATCACGCGAGTCGGCCAGCTCGTCTTCGTCGTCGCGTTCATCATGCTCGGGTACGGCGTCGTGGGAGCACTGTTCGGGTACATCGCCGGGCTGGCGGTCAGCACGGTCTTCGGTGGCTACGTCGTCTACACGCGCTTCTACTCGACGTACGAACGCGCCGACGAGCCAGCCGAACGCCTCTCACGGCGCCTGCTCGAGTACAGCATCCCGCTGACTGCCACCCGCGGCGCGAACGTCCTCGACAAGAAGGTCGACACGATCCTCGTCGGCGTCCTCCTCAACATGACTGCGGTCGGCTACTACACGCTGGCCAAGCAGGTGTCGAACTTCGTGGCGATGCCCGCCGCCTCGTTCGGCTTCACGCTGTCGCCCGCGCTCGGCGAGCAGAAGAACAAGCAGAACGTCGAGCGCGCCTCCCGGCTCTACGAGCAGTCCCTCGAGTACGTGCTGCTGGCGTACGTCCCCGCCGTCGTCGGCCTCGCACTGGTCGCCGACCCGATGGTGCGGTACATCTTCGGGACCGACTACCTCGGCGCCGTCCCCGTCGTCCAGGTGTTCGGCGGGTTCATCCTCGTCAACGCCGTCAACAAGATCACCAGCGACGGCCTCGACTACCTGGGGCGGGCGCGCTCGCGGGCCATCGTTAAGACCGTCATGTCGGTGTCGAACTTCGGGCTGAACCTGCTGCTCATCCCCATCATCGGCGTCGTCGGGGCCGCCATCGCGACAGTGCTCACCTACACCGTCTACACCCTCTCGAACGTCTACTTCATCCACCAGGAGCTGACCATCCGCATCCCGCGGGTCGCCCGGCGCCTGGGCATCATCTGCCTGGTCACCGCGGGCATGGCGCTGGCCGTGCTCGTCGTGCTGCCGTACGTCTCGGGTATCCTGTCGCTGCTGGCCGCCGTGTTGCTGGGCGCCGCGACGTGGGCGTCGCTCTCCATCGCCGGCGGCGTCCTCGACGTCCAGAAGGTCACGAACTTCCTCGCCTGA
- a CDS encoding NAD-dependent epimerase/dehydratase family protein yields MDSRDTRRAVDGSSLRDQTVLVTGGAGFVGSHIADALVDDNEVRVLDDFSSGRPENVPEGATIVEGDVRDPEVVAEATRDVDVVFHQAGLVSVPESVEVPEESHETNVSATLSILEAARREDARVVVASSVAIYGDPVEVPIHEEDAKAPTSPYGVDKLAVDNYVRLYNELYDLETVALRYFNVYGPRQSAGEYSGVVSTFLEQARSGQPITVEGEGDQTRDFVHVSDVVRANLAAATTDNVGRAYNVGTGDSITILGLAELIRDVTDSSSEVVHVDPRPADIERSEADVNRARRQLDYQPRVPLADGLRELAGTTAPIQ; encoded by the coding sequence ATGGATTCGCGTGACACGCGACGTGCAGTCGACGGTTCCTCGCTGCGAGACCAGACCGTCCTCGTGACCGGTGGTGCCGGCTTCGTCGGCAGCCACATCGCCGACGCGCTGGTCGACGACAACGAGGTCCGCGTCCTCGACGACTTCTCCTCCGGGCGCCCCGAGAACGTCCCCGAGGGAGCGACGATCGTCGAGGGCGACGTCCGAGACCCGGAGGTCGTCGCCGAGGCGACCCGCGACGTCGACGTGGTGTTCCACCAGGCAGGCCTCGTGAGCGTCCCGGAGTCCGTCGAGGTCCCCGAGGAGAGCCACGAGACGAACGTGAGTGCGACGCTGTCCATCCTCGAAGCAGCGCGCCGGGAGGACGCCCGCGTCGTCGTCGCGTCGAGCGTCGCCATCTACGGTGACCCCGTCGAGGTCCCCATCCACGAGGAGGACGCAAAGGCGCCGACGTCACCGTACGGTGTCGACAAACTCGCCGTCGACAACTACGTGCGGCTGTACAACGAGCTCTACGACCTCGAGACGGTCGCGCTCCGCTACTTCAACGTCTACGGCCCGCGACAGTCCGCGGGCGAGTACAGCGGCGTCGTCAGCACCTTCCTCGAACAGGCCCGCTCCGGCCAGCCGATAACCGTCGAGGGGGAGGGCGACCAGACCCGGGACTTCGTCCACGTCTCCGACGTCGTCCGCGCGAACCTCGCGGCCGCGACGACAGACAACGTGGGGCGAGCGTACAACGTCGGCACCGGCGACAGCATCACCATCCTCGGTCTCGCCGAACTGATCCGGGACGTCACCGACTCCAGCTCCGAGGTGGTCCACGTGGACCCGCGTCCGGCCGACATCGAGCGCAGCGAAGCGGACGTCAACCGCGCGAGACGACAGCTCGACTACCAGCCCCGGGTGCCGCTCGCGGACGGACTCCGAGAACTCGCCGGGACGACCGCGCCGATCCAGTGA
- a CDS encoding carboxylate--amine ligase codes for MSGSPGEQESALIPSHRGASGYACVRSLAEHGVDTIVVSEKDGVPAAASRFCTESGSLPPPREDLLAYRDALLEYAAREDVRTVVPARPEDTYVLSRYYDEFDAEVSIPVPEIEQLRSVYDRLELADVARAASVPAPETRLLSSVGGWDGDLVVKSRFNVLADVYEDSLGPADVDVAKDIYHVSADQTFDAAAIEESMGHDPIVQEFIPKDGEFMFAALYDRGEPLATFQHRQIRGSSYRGGGGVYRESIYDPELESVARDLLDELEWHGLACIEYMRDARTGQYVLTEINPRMWQSLPSTVHAGADFPYYYWLLATGRADEIDHDYETGVGTHLLYGELAYLLSILREESPHVERPSVSRTTWNILASCITEPSFDYLSLDDYGPFLTGLKRKLSK; via the coding sequence ATGAGTGGTTCGCCCGGTGAACAGGAGTCCGCTCTCATCCCGTCTCACCGTGGAGCATCCGGTTACGCGTGCGTCCGATCACTCGCCGAGCACGGCGTCGACACCATCGTCGTCTCGGAGAAGGACGGTGTGCCGGCCGCCGCGTCCAGGTTCTGCACCGAGTCGGGGTCCCTCCCGCCGCCCCGGGAGGACCTCCTGGCGTACCGGGACGCGCTGCTGGAGTACGCCGCCCGGGAGGACGTCAGGACGGTCGTCCCGGCCCGCCCGGAGGACACCTACGTCCTGTCGCGGTACTACGACGAGTTCGACGCGGAAGTGTCGATTCCGGTGCCCGAGATCGAGCAGTTACGCTCAGTGTACGACCGCCTGGAACTCGCAGACGTCGCGAGGGCGGCGAGCGTGCCCGCCCCCGAGACGCGGCTGCTCTCGTCGGTCGGCGGCTGGGACGGCGACCTCGTCGTGAAGTCCCGGTTCAACGTGCTCGCGGACGTCTACGAGGACTCCCTCGGCCCCGCGGACGTCGACGTTGCCAAGGACATCTACCACGTCTCGGCGGACCAGACGTTCGACGCGGCGGCCATCGAGGAGTCGATGGGGCACGACCCCATCGTCCAGGAGTTCATCCCGAAGGACGGCGAGTTCATGTTCGCCGCGCTGTACGACCGCGGCGAACCGCTGGCGACGTTCCAGCACCGCCAGATACGCGGCTCGTCGTACAGGGGTGGCGGTGGCGTCTACCGGGAGTCGATCTACGACCCGGAGCTCGAGAGCGTCGCCCGCGACCTGCTCGACGAACTCGAGTGGCACGGCCTCGCCTGCATCGAGTACATGCGGGACGCCCGGACCGGCCAGTACGTCCTCACCGAGATCAACCCCCGGATGTGGCAGTCCCTCCCGTCGACCGTCCACGCGGGCGCCGACTTCCCGTACTACTACTGGCTGCTCGCGACCGGGCGGGCCGACGAGATCGACCACGACTACGAGACCGGCGTCGGGACGCACCTGCTGTACGGCGAACTGGCGTACCTGCTGAGCATCCTGCGAGAAGAGTCGCCCCACGTCGAGCGCCCGTCGGTCTCACGCACGACCTGGAACATCCTCGCGTCCTGTATCACCGAACCCAGCTTCGACTACCTCTCGCTGGACGACTACGGCCCGTTCCTGACGGGGCTGAAACGGAAGCTCTCGAAGTAG
- a CDS encoding alkaline phosphatase family protein, whose translation MVLGLDGVPWDLVERWTDEGHLPNFQRLFEEGASGVLESTKPAHTALAWPSISTGVWPDDHGVYGFQNLASDYTHEMNASENVQRPALWDHLDPAVVANVPMTYPAADIDGEMVAGMMTPRLDDGFTSPSSLGDEIEAEIPDYEIGLDWGEYGDSEAAFVEDLEALVENRTALLEKLMAREDWRHFFFVFTAPDRLQHLIWDEDVLLEWYQVFDDIVGDVMEYAEQRGAVLNVVSDHGFGPNETIVSAAALLEREGYLERREASGMRGTLAELGIDKQNVLSKLDRVGVTKQRIVDYVPQAFVNVAALQVPGEHSLFDVDHENTVAFTHGEGSLYVNDTERFDDGIVDPADVPDLKAELQELFEDLTDPETGEEVFSVFDGDDIFPRDDDSPDLVIRGEGEYEVMTMLTEDVFVDATTKAAGHHEDGIYFAWGPTVEAGAEAEDATVVDVAPTLLHAVGEPVPDYVDGRVLSEIFEAESTPATRAVETTEVTAERETASVGEGDGGDMDDVEDRLRGLGYIE comes from the coding sequence ATGGTCCTCGGGCTCGACGGCGTCCCGTGGGACCTCGTCGAACGGTGGACGGACGAGGGTCACCTGCCGAACTTCCAGCGGCTCTTCGAGGAGGGCGCCAGCGGCGTCCTCGAGAGTACGAAGCCGGCCCACACCGCGCTGGCGTGGCCCTCTATCTCGACGGGCGTGTGGCCGGACGACCACGGGGTCTACGGCTTCCAGAACCTCGCGTCGGACTACACTCACGAGATGAACGCGAGTGAGAACGTCCAGCGACCAGCGCTCTGGGACCACCTCGACCCGGCCGTCGTCGCGAACGTCCCGATGACGTACCCGGCCGCGGACATCGACGGCGAGATGGTCGCCGGGATGATGACGCCGCGACTCGACGACGGGTTCACGAGTCCGTCGTCGCTGGGCGACGAGATCGAGGCTGAGATTCCGGACTACGAGATTGGCCTCGACTGGGGGGAGTACGGCGACAGTGAGGCCGCGTTCGTCGAGGACCTCGAGGCGCTCGTCGAGAACCGCACCGCGCTCCTGGAGAAACTCATGGCGCGCGAGGATTGGCGGCATTTCTTCTTCGTGTTCACGGCGCCCGACAGGCTCCAGCACCTCATCTGGGACGAGGACGTGCTGCTGGAGTGGTACCAGGTGTTCGACGACATCGTCGGCGACGTGATGGAGTACGCCGAACAGCGGGGTGCCGTGCTCAACGTCGTCTCCGACCACGGCTTCGGCCCGAACGAGACCATCGTCTCCGCGGCGGCGCTGCTCGAACGCGAGGGCTACCTCGAGCGTCGCGAGGCGTCCGGGATGCGGGGCACGCTCGCGGAACTCGGCATCGACAAACAGAACGTCCTCTCGAAACTCGACCGCGTCGGCGTCACCAAGCAGCGGATCGTCGACTACGTCCCCCAGGCGTTCGTCAATGTCGCCGCCCTCCAGGTGCCGGGCGAACACAGCCTCTTCGACGTCGACCACGAGAACACGGTCGCGTTCACGCACGGCGAGGGCAGCCTGTACGTCAACGACACCGAGCGATTCGACGACGGCATCGTCGACCCCGCCGACGTCCCCGACCTGAAGGCCGAACTCCAGGAACTGTTCGAGGACCTCACCGACCCGGAGACCGGTGAGGAGGTGTTCAGCGTCTTCGACGGCGACGACATCTTCCCGCGTGACGACGACTCCCCGGACCTCGTGATTCGTGGCGAGGGCGAGTACGAGGTGATGACGATGCTGACCGAGGACGTGTTCGTCGACGCGACGACGAAGGCCGCGGGCCACCACGAGGACGGGATCTACTTCGCGTGGGGACCGACGGTCGAAGCCGGCGCCGAGGCCGAGGACGCGACCGTCGTGGACGTCGCGCCGACGCTCCTCCACGCGGTGGGTGAGCCAGTTCCCGACTACGTCGACGGCCGCGTCCTCTCCGAGATCTTCGAGGCGGAGTCGACGCCCGCGACCCGGGCGGTCGAGACGACGGAGGTGACCGCCGAGCGCGAGACTGCCAGCGTCGGCGAGGGCGACGGCGGGGACATGGACGACGTCGAGGACCGCCTCCGCGGACTCGGCTACATCGAGTAG
- a CDS encoding Gfo/Idh/MocA family protein — translation MTLRTAVVGGGTVSEQHLSGLDQGPRTELVAICDTDEDTAREIAEDYDIHAFFDVEEMLDELDLDWVHLCTPVQTHLPIAKLVIEAGIPVQIEKPITETYEEFEELAAHADRHGVTVTEVHNHNFVPAMRKAMQMKRDGELGAVRGVDVIYTGSSRPDDPNRGPWNFELAGGEFEEGLPHPIYLTLRAGGYPRSQEDVVATTSLFDEYDRDFDYDNAQLQYVTEDGVLCTTKVLSDTVPVRQILIHGEEKSLTVDLISQTIEEHDRDYLASPMSRGLNNVDSVLDRVTGTVKNVRSMVRSNRNDDWDTTRLNNPHFYQHDAEARALESGDEMPVPLAEARWTVYLMEAIRNAATRSGRRDAQPVEHSIGQDAE, via the coding sequence CAGGGACCCCGGACGGAACTCGTCGCCATCTGCGACACCGACGAGGACACCGCGCGGGAAATCGCCGAGGACTACGACATCCACGCGTTCTTCGACGTCGAGGAGATGCTCGACGAACTCGACCTCGACTGGGTCCACCTCTGTACACCCGTCCAGACCCACCTCCCGATAGCGAAGCTCGTCATCGAGGCGGGCATCCCGGTCCAGATCGAGAAGCCGATCACGGAGACCTACGAGGAGTTCGAGGAGCTGGCGGCCCACGCCGACCGCCACGGCGTCACCGTCACCGAGGTCCACAACCACAACTTCGTCCCCGCGATGCGGAAGGCGATGCAGATGAAACGGGACGGCGAACTCGGTGCGGTCCGCGGCGTCGACGTCATCTACACCGGTTCGAGTCGGCCGGACGACCCGAACCGCGGCCCGTGGAACTTCGAACTCGCGGGCGGCGAGTTCGAGGAGGGCCTCCCCCACCCCATCTACCTCACGCTGCGCGCCGGCGGTTACCCGCGCAGCCAGGAGGACGTCGTCGCCACCACGTCGCTGTTCGACGAGTACGACCGCGACTTCGACTACGACAACGCCCAGCTCCAGTACGTCACCGAGGACGGTGTGCTCTGCACGACGAAGGTCCTCAGCGACACGGTGCCGGTCCGCCAGATCCTCATCCACGGCGAGGAGAAGTCCCTCACCGTCGACCTCATCTCACAGACCATCGAGGAGCACGACCGCGACTACCTCGCCTCGCCGATGAGCCGCGGACTCAACAACGTCGACTCCGTGCTGGACCGCGTGACGGGGACGGTGAAGAACGTCCGGTCGATGGTCCGGAGCAACCGCAACGACGACTGGGACACAACCCGCCTCAACAACCCGCACTTCTACCAGCACGACGCCGAGGCGCGTGCGCTCGAGTCCGGCGACGAGATGCCGGTGCCGCTGGCGGAGGCCCGCTGGACGGTGTACCTCATGGAGGCGATCCGGAACGCGGCCACTCGGTCGGGCCGCCGAGACGCACAGCCAGTCGAACACAGCATTGGTCAGGACGCCGAATAG